From a region of the Synechococcus sp. PCC 7502 genome:
- a CDS encoding GspE/PulE family protein, whose protein sequence is MSEIPANSPISIWKRLRNQEITCDEAIQLLVDKRGGVRIELLDEEVSYRFFHRFEDRKSLPPVIPLLLWHGYFYLGSPRELTHEEIKQLSNGTLTGIKNVLVSSDSYLLWFLRQNLPEPSTIAPPIINPLTGVNDEAHLDEISNMYLSQALDQTHRINALISVALQHRASDIHLEPTEAGLRVRYRIDGILRTTRVLPPEVSRKTIVALKVMSKMNISESRRPQDGRISQHYITADNLDLDLDMRVSTFPCLDGEKAVIRLLMRNQMIATRLQDLGFSERSLNIYRNWLTQPQGLIIVTGPTGSGKTSTLYASLQFLATDQVNIVTMEDPVEYTLPNITQGQVQETGGLTFAAGLKAILRQDPDIIMVGEIRDLETAEITIRSAMTGHLVLSTMHTNDAIGAIARLHDLGLHPSLIGESLLGVVAQRLVRKVCSFCSEPYIPTQAELDLLNLTMEDVKTQDWRRGKGCEHCFGSGHLGREAIFELLNITPQVRKIINRGVQSQLTDYWIDQSYESFSNSVREKICAGITTTEEALRVLPRQMFVNVNMPSELSKKLI, encoded by the coding sequence CTTTGAAGATCGGAAATCATTACCGCCCGTTATTCCCTTACTGCTATGGCATGGCTATTTTTATCTAGGCTCACCCCGTGAACTTACCCATGAAGAAATTAAACAGTTGAGTAATGGAACATTAACAGGTATTAAAAACGTGCTTGTTTCATCGGATAGTTACTTGCTATGGTTTCTGAGGCAAAATCTTCCTGAACCTAGTACTATTGCTCCGCCAATTATCAATCCACTCACAGGGGTAAATGATGAAGCACATTTGGATGAAATTTCTAATATGTATTTATCCCAGGCACTAGACCAAACTCATCGGATTAATGCTCTAATTTCTGTTGCCCTCCAACATCGTGCCAGTGATATTCATTTAGAACCAACCGAAGCTGGATTACGAGTACGCTATCGAATTGATGGCATATTAAGGACGACAAGGGTTTTGCCTCCTGAAGTCAGCCGTAAAACAATTGTTGCGCTTAAGGTCATGAGTAAGATGAATATTAGCGAAAGTCGCCGCCCTCAGGATGGACGCATTAGTCAGCACTACATTACCGCCGATAATCTTGATCTTGACCTAGATATGCGAGTCAGTACCTTTCCCTGCCTTGATGGGGAAAAAGCCGTAATTCGGTTGTTAATGCGTAACCAAATGATTGCAACCAGACTGCAAGATTTAGGTTTTTCGGAGCGATCGCTAAATATTTACCGCAATTGGTTAACTCAACCCCAAGGGCTAATCATTGTTACTGGTCCAACTGGTTCGGGTAAAACTAGTACCCTGTACGCCTCCTTGCAATTCTTAGCAACGGATCAAGTAAATATCGTCACAATGGAAGACCCCGTTGAATATACTTTACCTAATATTACCCAAGGACAAGTGCAGGAAACAGGAGGGCTTACTTTTGCCGCAGGTTTAAAAGCAATTTTGCGTCAAGACCCCGACATTATTATGGTGGGCGAAATTCGTGATTTGGAAACTGCCGAAATTACAATTCGATCTGCGATGACAGGACATTTAGTTTTATCGACCATGCATACCAATGATGCGATTGGGGCGATCGCCCGTTTACATGATTTAGGGCTTCATCCCAGTTTAATTGGAGAATCTTTGTTAGGGGTGGTTGCCCAACGATTAGTACGCAAAGTATGTTCCTTTTGTTCGGAGCCGTATATCCCTACCCAAGCTGAACTGGATTTACTAAATTTGACGATGGAAGATGTCAAAACTCAAGATTGGCGACGGGGTAAAGGTTGTGAACATTGTTTTGGTTCAGGACATTTAGGGCGAGAGGCAATATTTGAGCTATTAAATATCACTCCCCAAGTACGAAAAATAATTAATCGGGGAGTGCAATCGCAATTAACGGATTACTGGATAGATCAAAGTTATGAATCTTTTAGTAATAGTGTACGGGAGAAGATTTGTGCAGGAATCACCACGACAGAAGAAGCTTTACGGGTGCTGCCACGGCAAATGTTTGTCAATGTGAATATGCCTAGTGAACTAAGCAAAAAGTTGATCTAA
- a CDS encoding NAD(P)/FAD-dependent oxidoreductase yields MSRICILGGGFGGLYTALQLNQLPWTVQPEIILIDRNDRFVFSPLLYELITGELETWEIAPTFSELLSGSGVRFVQGNVTDIDIANCQVSLTNSLLPTEVISFKYDRLVLALGGETPVDLVSGALEYAIPFRTLADAQRLQLRLLQLEQSKPEKIRVCIAGAGSSGVELACKISDRLQGIGRVRIVDRNTSILANSPISNRIAAERALASRGIWTDLCTNVAHIGDGEILLNYASGSDTLPVDIVLWTVGNSLSKLARSLNLPHSSGRGQIIIEPTLQVQGHEQIFALGDIAECRDPAGQILPATAQVAFQQAQYCARNVWASLNQHALIPFTYLALGEFMSLGKDNAAMSIFGQFGVEGVPALIARRLAYLLRMPTFQHQVKVGFNWLSRPLFDFLKGSR; encoded by the coding sequence ATGAGTCGTATTTGTATTCTTGGTGGTGGCTTTGGAGGCTTATATACTGCCTTACAACTAAACCAACTACCTTGGACAGTTCAACCAGAAATTATTTTGATTGATCGTAATGATCGTTTTGTATTTAGTCCTCTGCTCTATGAATTAATTACAGGCGAACTAGAGACTTGGGAAATTGCCCCAACTTTTAGTGAACTACTATCAGGGTCAGGGGTGCGCTTTGTGCAGGGTAATGTTACGGATATAGATATTGCTAACTGCCAAGTCAGTCTTACTAATTCTTTACTGCCCACAGAAGTAATTAGCTTTAAGTATGATCGATTGGTTTTAGCGTTGGGAGGTGAAACTCCTGTAGATTTGGTCTCTGGGGCTTTAGAGTATGCAATTCCCTTTCGGACTTTAGCTGATGCCCAACGGTTGCAGCTACGGCTACTACAGCTAGAACAGTCAAAACCAGAAAAAATCCGAGTTTGTATTGCTGGGGCTGGATCAAGTGGAGTCGAACTTGCCTGTAAAATTAGCGATCGCCTGCAAGGAATTGGGAGAGTTAGGATTGTAGATCGCAATACTAGTATTTTAGCTAATTCTCCTATTTCTAATCGGATTGCAGCAGAACGGGCTTTGGCAAGTCGAGGAATTTGGACAGACTTATGCACAAATGTCGCTCATATTGGCGATGGGGAAATTCTTCTCAACTACGCTAGTGGCAGTGATACTTTACCTGTGGATATAGTGCTGTGGACGGTGGGTAATTCTCTATCAAAACTAGCTCGCAGCTTGAACTTACCCCATAGTTCTGGACGTGGACAAATTATTATAGAGCCGACTCTACAGGTTCAAGGGCATGAGCAGATTTTTGCCTTAGGAGACATAGCCGAGTGTCGTGATCCTGCGGGGCAGATTCTTCCAGCTACAGCACAGGTTGCATTTCAGCAAGCTCAGTACTGCGCTCGAAATGTATGGGCAAGCCTGAATCAGCACGCTTTGATCCCTTTTACCTATCTGGCTCTGGGAGAATTTATGAGCCTAGGAAAAGATAATGCCGCCATGTCTATATTTGGACAATTTGGCGTTGAAGGGGTTCCCGCTCTTATTGCCCGTCGCCTTGCCTATTTATTGCGGATGCCTACATTTCAACATCAGGTTAAAGTTGGGTTTAACTGGCTTAGTCGCCCACTATTTGATTTTTTAAAAGGTAGTCGCTAA
- a CDS encoding HhoA/HhoB/HtrA family serine endopeptidase: MAMKDQHKSPLNKVVLYFSLILVGVVIGSWTVLSRVAPSTVQSLAPLPVQPVAVAKESSTVALAPIPDSNYNFIAQAVNRTGPAVVRINSSRTVTSEALPDVFNDPMFRQFFGDEQPRRMPQSRVERGTGSGFIINKEGDIITNAHVVDGANKVTVILKDGRKLEGKVLGSDTLTDIAVVKISDQNLPTVTLGTSQNLQPGEWAIAIGNPLGLDNTVTAGIISALGRNSTEIGVDKRVKFIQTDAAINPGNSGGPLLNQQGEVIGVNTAIIQGAQGLGFSIPIETAQRIAKQIIEKGGVKRAYLGIQMVTLDANVKQEINSDPNAGINVTEDKGVLVTRVVPNSPAAAAGIRSGDVIVKMDGTSVNSADGIQQLVETKAVGDRLQVEIKRNGQGLTIAVQAGDFPAQVPS, encoded by the coding sequence ATGGCTATGAAAGATCAACACAAATCACCGCTAAATAAGGTAGTTCTATACTTTAGTCTCATTCTAGTTGGAGTGGTTATCGGGTCTTGGACAGTTTTAAGTCGAGTTGCTCCTTCGACTGTTCAAAGTCTGGCACCGTTACCCGTCCAACCTGTTGCCGTAGCTAAAGAATCTAGTACAGTTGCGTTAGCTCCCATTCCAGATAGTAACTATAACTTTATTGCTCAAGCCGTAAACCGTACTGGTCCTGCGGTAGTTAGAATTAACTCTTCTCGGACTGTAACTTCCGAAGCCCTGCCCGATGTCTTTAATGATCCAATGTTTCGTCAGTTTTTTGGCGATGAGCAACCCCGACGGATGCCCCAATCTAGGGTAGAAAGAGGTACAGGCTCTGGATTTATTATTAACAAAGAAGGAGATATTATCACGAATGCCCATGTGGTTGATGGGGCAAATAAGGTAACTGTAATCCTCAAAGATGGTAGAAAGTTGGAGGGTAAAGTTCTAGGTAGTGATACCCTCACAGATATTGCTGTGGTAAAAATATCGGATCAAAACCTACCTACTGTGACTCTTGGTACTTCCCAAAATTTACAGCCCGGTGAATGGGCGATCGCCATTGGTAATCCGTTAGGACTAGATAACACTGTGACCGCAGGGATTATAAGTGCCTTGGGGCGGAACTCCACAGAAATTGGCGTAGATAAGCGGGTTAAGTTTATTCAAACCGATGCTGCGATTAACCCCGGTAACTCTGGTGGACCTTTACTAAATCAACAGGGCGAAGTAATTGGCGTAAATACTGCCATTATTCAGGGTGCTCAAGGACTAGGCTTCTCGATTCCCATTGAAACTGCCCAACGCATTGCCAAGCAAATTATCGAAAAAGGTGGAGTAAAAAGAGCCTACCTCGGCATTCAGATGGTGACCTTGGATGCTAATGTCAAGCAGGAAATTAACAGCGATCCCAACGCAGGCATTAATGTTACTGAGGATAAAGGGGTACTTGTAACTAGAGTCGTACCTAACTCCCCTGCTGCTGCTGCTGGCATTAGGTCTGGTGACGTTATTGTGAAAATGGATGGCACTAGCGTCAATTCTGCCGATGGAATCCAACAGTTGGTTGAAACTAAGGCTGTGGGCGATCGCCTGCAAGTGGAAATCAAACGTAATGGTCAAGGCTTAACAATCGCTGTCCAAGCTGGAGACTTCCCTGCCCAAGTACCAAGCTAA
- a CDS encoding anti-sigma factor: protein MSIHGKNPAQERFELLSAYVDNEVTGAEKIQVEQWLRDDPNYRHQYQQLLKVKKLLIDLPIPATVKTEYVVDQVITKIKKRSQRNLSIGTAFVAIMIATFGSVATSYRWKVAEETTNSPVNKEEQLILAMEEPIIPLPQSLPKNR, encoded by the coding sequence ATGAGCATTCATGGTAAAAATCCTGCTCAAGAGCGATTTGAATTGTTAAGTGCCTATGTGGACAATGAGGTCACTGGTGCGGAAAAAATTCAAGTTGAGCAGTGGCTTAGGGACGACCCTAACTATCGCCATCAATATCAGCAACTCCTTAAGGTGAAAAAGTTACTAATTGATCTGCCGATTCCCGCTACTGTTAAAACCGAATATGTGGTGGATCAGGTAATTACTAAAATTAAAAAGCGATCGCAGCGCAATTTGTCTATAGGTACGGCATTTGTGGCAATTATGATTGCGACCTTTGGTTCAGTAGCTACTAGCTATAGATGGAAAGTAGCAGAGGAAACCACCAATAGTCCCGTTAATAAAGAAGAGCAATTAATTTTGGCAATGGAAGAACCAATTATACCTTTACCTCAGTCTTTACCTAAGAATCGTTAA
- a CDS encoding sigma-70 family RNA polymerase sigma factor: MSYSLSWSTKIRYESSPVSELSSVDLVRLCQKGLQPHQSSFAALMRLHQSYVDQVLYKLAPDWQDRADLAQEVWLRVYRNIKKLNEPEKFRGWLSRITTNLFYDELRKRKRVGNPLSLDNPLQMLDGDEIDWELPSDRPGPVETLSTQEFYEHLRLAIAELPEGFRATIVMREIEGLTYEEIAEITGVSLGTVKSRIARARLKLQEQLQPYLSSI, translated from the coding sequence ATGAGCTACAGTCTATCTTGGTCAACAAAAATCAGGTATGAGTCATCCCCTGTGTCAGAGCTTTCTAGTGTCGATTTAGTGCGTTTGTGTCAGAAAGGTTTACAGCCCCATCAATCTTCTTTTGCTGCCCTAATGCGTCTTCACCAATCCTACGTCGATCAGGTTCTATACAAACTTGCCCCCGACTGGCAGGATCGGGCTGATCTAGCCCAAGAGGTATGGCTGAGGGTATATCGCAATATCAAAAAGCTCAATGAGCCTGAAAAGTTTCGAGGCTGGCTGAGTCGAATTACTACTAATTTATTCTATGACGAATTGCGGAAGCGGAAGCGGGTAGGCAATCCTTTGTCCTTAGATAATCCTCTGCAAATGTTAGATGGAGATGAAATTGATTGGGAATTACCCAGTGATCGTCCAGGTCCAGTGGAAACCTTATCTACTCAGGAATTTTATGAGCATTTACGTCTAGCGATCGCTGAACTACCTGAGGGCTTTCGTGCCACAATCGTGATGAGAGAAATTGAAGGGCTGACCTATGAAGAAATTGCCGAAATTACAGGTGTATCCTTAGGAACTGTAAAATCTCGCATTGCAAGAGCTAGACTAAAACTACAAGAACAATTACAACCCTATTTATCGAGTATCTAG
- a CDS encoding carbohydrate ABC transporter permease: protein MTQHISSKEQNLNIKSTKVTGTKISAWLDDQAIAAWVFLAPALLILGIFVLFPVLYMAYLSVTDGHLTLGGVRWVGLNNYVRLLKNPDFWQILGNTIYFTFWTLIPSIVLPLGLAVLLNRNFVGKGFWRSLFFLPSVVSIVAAGLGWRWLFQPDGIINGIFGLNPPLAWFNDPNLAMAVLILLSIWKQLGFNMVVFLAGLQAIPQSRYEAAELDGADAWAQFWHITIPGLRPTTIFVVISTVIFTFRSFEQVYVVTGGGPLNATNILVYYIYEQAFGMFDFGYAAAAAVLMLVVVLGLVYAQLKISD from the coding sequence ATGACACAACATATCTCTTCAAAGGAGCAGAATTTGAATATTAAATCAACAAAAGTAACAGGAACTAAAATCAGTGCTTGGCTAGATGATCAGGCGATCGCTGCATGGGTATTTTTAGCACCTGCTCTGTTAATTTTAGGCATATTCGTCTTATTTCCTGTCCTTTATATGGCTTACCTGAGCGTTACTGATGGACATTTAACCTTAGGTGGTGTGCGTTGGGTAGGATTAAATAACTATGTGAGATTACTTAAAAATCCAGACTTCTGGCAAATTCTTGGTAATACCATTTACTTTACGTTTTGGACATTAATCCCCAGCATTGTCTTACCTCTGGGTTTAGCGGTATTGTTAAATCGTAATTTTGTGGGTAAGGGTTTCTGGCGATCACTATTCTTTTTACCCTCTGTAGTGTCAATTGTGGCAGCAGGTTTAGGGTGGCGGTGGCTTTTTCAGCCTGACGGAATTATTAATGGCATTTTTGGACTAAATCCCCCTTTAGCATGGTTTAACGATCCCAACTTGGCAATGGCGGTATTAATCTTGCTCAGTATTTGGAAACAATTGGGATTTAATATGGTGGTATTTTTAGCAGGATTACAGGCAATTCCTCAAAGTCGCTATGAAGCTGCCGAACTAGATGGAGCAGATGCTTGGGCGCAGTTTTGGCATATTACGATCCCTGGATTAAGACCAACAACAATTTTTGTCGTAATTTCTACGGTGATCTTTACCTTTAGAAGTTTTGAACAGGTGTATGTAGTTACAGGCGGTGGACCTTTGAATGCTACAAATATTTTGGTTTATTACATTTATGAACAGGCATTCGGGATGTTTGATTTTGGCTATGCAGCGGCAGCAGCAGTATTAATGCTAGTGGTAGTTTTGGGTTTAGTGTATGCCCAGTTAAAAATCTCTGATTAG
- a CDS encoding phasin family protein — MMNPFSNIVQKAFYLGMGLASVAGEKAGSTLNELRTQATKLAEELVERGEMTTEEARKFVDDMIRQSQKSQDQINQDQVKTGGNYSAPRTINIDDEGDLDQNPQAKSPSDDDLDALRSKVQQLQAELRKIQQ, encoded by the coding sequence ATGATGAATCCCTTTAGTAACATTGTCCAAAAAGCTTTTTATCTGGGTATGGGACTGGCATCGGTAGCAGGGGAAAAGGCGGGTTCCACCCTGAATGAGCTTAGAACCCAAGCCACAAAATTAGCAGAAGAGCTAGTAGAAAGAGGAGAAATGACTACGGAAGAGGCAAGAAAATTTGTTGATGACATGATCCGTCAATCCCAAAAGTCTCAAGATCAAATTAACCAAGACCAAGTTAAAACTGGAGGTAATTACTCTGCGCCTCGTACTATTAATATTGATGATGAAGGAGACCTAGATCAAAATCCCCAAGCAAAATCCCCTAGTGATGATGATTTAGATGCTCTGCGCTCAAAGGTTCAGCAATTGCAAGCAGAACTGCGTAAAATTCAGCAATGA
- a CDS encoding 4-hydroxybenzoate solanesyltransferase gives MTTSNTFSSTFKSIVKLLRWDKPEGRLILMIPALWSLLLAAKSLWQLPPLDLLGVIVLGSLATSAAGCVVNDLWDRDIDPLVERTKHRPLADRSLSVKLGIGVLIVATLCAFFAAAYLNPLSFGLAVAAVPVIAIYPACKRIFPVPQLVLSIAWGFAVLIPWAAMTGYLNQNTWILWAATLAWTMGFDTVYALSDRPDDLKIGIKSSAIFFGKFTPQAIGLFFLLTDSLLIWLGISMNLGYFYFGCVAIALGIWIWQYLKISAPAPESSIYQSIFKQNVAIGFLVLLGMFSSEIRNLSIW, from the coding sequence ATGACTACTTCTAATACTTTTTCTAGCACTTTTAAGTCCATAGTTAAACTCCTGCGCTGGGATAAGCCCGAAGGTCGTTTGATCTTAATGATTCCTGCGCTCTGGTCTTTATTATTGGCAGCTAAATCTTTATGGCAACTACCTCCCCTTGATTTACTCGGAGTGATAGTTTTAGGAAGTTTGGCAACTAGTGCGGCGGGTTGTGTGGTTAATGATCTATGGGATCGAGATATTGATCCTTTGGTGGAACGGACTAAACATCGCCCTTTGGCGGATCGATCGCTCTCAGTTAAGCTGGGCATTGGTGTTTTAATAGTTGCTACGCTCTGTGCTTTTTTTGCGGCGGCATATCTTAACCCCTTGAGCTTTGGGTTGGCGGTGGCTGCTGTACCTGTAATTGCAATTTATCCTGCTTGTAAGCGTATTTTCCCTGTACCCCAGTTGGTTTTATCCATTGCGTGGGGCTTTGCGGTGTTAATTCCTTGGGCAGCGATGACGGGATATTTAAATCAAAATACATGGATTTTATGGGCGGCAACTTTGGCTTGGACTATGGGGTTTGATACGGTTTATGCTTTAAGCGATCGCCCCGATGATCTGAAAATTGGGATTAAATCTAGTGCAATCTTTTTTGGTAAGTTTACACCTCAAGCGATCGGATTATTTTTTCTGCTGACGGATTCTCTGCTGATTTGGCTAGGGATTAGCATGAACTTGGGATATTTTTATTTTGGTTGTGTGGCGATCGCCTTGGGTATTTGGATATGGCAATATCTTAAAATTTCGGCACCAGCACCTGAAAGCTCGATTTATCAAAGTATTTTCAAACAAAATGTGGCGATCGGGTTTTTAGTGTTACTAGGTATGTTTAGTAGTGAAATTAGAAACTTAAGCATTTGGTAA
- a CDS encoding Calvin cycle protein CP12, translating to MTNIQEKIKEELQIARDACEVNGTNSVECAVAWDTVEELQSEAAHQKEHGKNSLEKFCDDNPDAAECRIYED from the coding sequence ATGACTAACATTCAAGAAAAAATCAAAGAAGAGCTACAAATTGCCCGTGACGCTTGTGAAGTTAACGGTACTAACTCCGTCGAATGTGCTGTAGCTTGGGACACTGTAGAAGAGCTTCAATCTGAGGCTGCTCACCAAAAAGAACATGGTAAGAACTCCCTTGAAAAGTTCTGCGATGATAATCCTGATGCGGCTGAATGCCGAATTTACGAAGACTAA
- a CDS encoding 5-(carboxyamino)imidazole ribonucleotide synthase, whose product MTIKVGIIGGGQLAAMMAIASKPQELDISIAVQAQGLDDPAVTWAEKIILGKVDDAKATAELAQYVDVITFENEFVDLEKLQVLADAGTKFIPSLQTLEPLLDKYTQRSYLQEHGIPVPKFSAITTAADLSTQPISFPLVLKARRNGYDGQGTRIVNSEAELRDAWHSMGKVPALVEEKVDFVVELAVMIARSSTGECLTYPVVETHQLNQVCTHVIAPARINQAIATQAQEIAKAIVTNLDAVGIFGIEYFLTADGKVSVNEIAPRTHNSGHYTIEACHTSQFEQLLRIVTYNSLGDISMRSPVAVMVNLLGYENVESEYVDIRHQLEKLPNCSVHWYGKNISRIGRKLGHVTVLMENYENIEQTISTINAIWQP is encoded by the coding sequence TTGACAATCAAGGTAGGAATAATTGGCGGCGGACAGTTGGCGGCAATGATGGCGATCGCCTCTAAACCACAAGAATTAGATATATCCATAGCAGTACAGGCACAGGGATTAGATGATCCTGCGGTAACTTGGGCAGAGAAAATTATCTTAGGTAAAGTTGATGACGCTAAGGCAACAGCCGAGTTAGCTCAATATGTAGATGTGATTACCTTTGAAAATGAGTTTGTGGATTTGGAAAAATTACAGGTTTTGGCGGATGCTGGCACAAAGTTTATCCCTAGTCTGCAAACCTTAGAGCCTCTACTGGATAAATATACGCAGAGAAGTTATCTGCAAGAGCATGGAATTCCTGTTCCCAAGTTCTCGGCAATCACAACAGCAGCAGATTTATCCACTCAACCAATTTCCTTTCCCCTAGTACTAAAAGCCCGCCGCAATGGTTATGACGGTCAAGGTACAAGAATTGTGAATTCCGAGGCAGAGTTAAGAGATGCTTGGCACAGCATGGGTAAGGTTCCCGCCCTAGTCGAAGAAAAAGTAGATTTTGTGGTGGAGTTGGCAGTGATGATTGCTCGTTCTAGCACTGGAGAATGCCTAACCTATCCCGTGGTGGAAACCCATCAGTTAAATCAAGTTTGTACCCATGTCATTGCCCCTGCCCGCATTAATCAAGCGATCGCTACTCAGGCTCAGGAAATTGCTAAGGCGATCGTCACCAACCTAGATGCAGTCGGTATATTTGGCATTGAATATTTTTTAACTGCTGATGGCAAGGTTAGCGTTAATGAAATTGCCCCTCGTACCCATAATTCCGGGCATTACACGATTGAAGCTTGTCATACTTCCCAGTTTGAGCAACTTTTAAGAATAGTAACCTATAACTCTTTAGGTGATATTTCGATGCGATCGCCCGTAGCAGTAATGGTAAATCTCTTAGGCTATGAAAACGTGGAGTCAGAGTATGTGGATATTCGCCACCAGTTAGAAAAATTACCCAATTGTTCTGTGCATTGGTACGGCAAAAATATTTCTAGGATAGGGCGTAAGCTTGGTCATGTTACTGTCTTGATGGAAAACTATGAAAATATTGAACAGACGATCTCAACTATCAATGCAATTTGGCAGCCATAA
- the menD gene encoding 2-succinyl-5-enolpyruvyl-6-hydroxy-3-cyclohexene-1-carboxylic-acid synthase: MTNPNTIWANIVVDELYRSGVRTICISPGSRSTPLVLACANYREFHQDLQLLVHIDERSAGFFALGLAKVTKQPVALVCTSGTAAANYYPAIIEAFYSEIPLVVMTADRPPELRDCGAGQTIDQIQMYGNHTRYFFEVGTPEISEFKLNYLRSLISHSVSIARGESFTLAGAVHLNFAFADPLLPNFADYPLQLDQNLNQKSHIQTIKGKNILSESAIAQIADQLKSYPKGIIVVGVYDVPLEIKPKFEAAVKALAIATGYPLLAEATGMNRHGVISHYDSFLRSPQFTQTHIPDLVIRFGAMPTSKAYQLWLQNQTQQITQQIIIGNGKNTDPTHNFAQIINADPINFCLEVTNYLKTNNYQPPNYEQISWQQKFTNIESITKAAVNNFLSKIHTLFDGKVYSELAQWLPEYTYLYVANSTAIRDLDSFFHSDLSIPVLVNRGANGIDGTLSSALGAAWGCDRPMILICGDLAFYHDLNGLMAVKKYGINLTVILLNNDGGGIFQMLPIAKFNPPFEEFFGTAHGLDFAPIVKSYGCDYVKIQNWQHLQEAVLESLQTQGTQVLEIKSDRQINQKLHQQFWQYVISEVNTASLD; encoded by the coding sequence ATGACTAATCCCAATACGATCTGGGCAAATATTGTTGTGGATGAACTCTATCGCTCGGGCGTACGCACAATTTGTATTTCCCCAGGTTCCCGTTCCACTCCTTTGGTTTTAGCCTGTGCCAACTACAGAGAATTTCATCAAGATTTACAGCTATTAGTACATATTGATGAGCGATCGGCAGGATTTTTTGCCTTGGGTCTAGCCAAAGTTACCAAGCAACCCGTGGCTTTAGTTTGCACCTCTGGGACAGCCGCTGCAAATTATTATCCAGCAATTATCGAGGCATTCTATAGTGAAATTCCCTTAGTGGTAATGACAGCCGATCGCCCACCGGAATTAAGGGACTGTGGTGCAGGACAAACCATCGATCAAATCCAAATGTATGGAAATCATACTCGCTATTTTTTTGAGGTGGGAACTCCTGAGATTAGCGAGTTTAAGTTAAATTACTTGCGATCGCTGATCAGTCATAGTGTATCTATTGCCAGAGGAGAATCGTTTACCCTAGCAGGGGCAGTCCATCTCAATTTTGCCTTTGCCGATCCATTACTTCCTAATTTCGCAGATTATCCTTTGCAATTAGATCAGAACTTAAATCAGAAATCTCACATTCAAACAATTAAGGGGAAAAATATCTTATCTGAATCGGCGATCGCTCAAATTGCTGACCAGCTTAAAAGCTATCCCAAAGGCATAATTGTGGTTGGAGTTTATGATGTTCCTTTAGAAATTAAACCAAAATTTGAAGCAGCAGTTAAAGCTTTAGCAATTGCTACAGGTTATCCTCTTTTGGCTGAAGCTACGGGGATGAATCGGCATGGCGTAATTAGTCACTACGATAGTTTTTTGCGATCGCCCCAATTTACCCAGACTCATATTCCCGACTTAGTAATCAGGTTTGGAGCCATGCCCACATCGAAGGCGTATCAACTTTGGCTGCAAAATCAGACTCAGCAAATTACTCAACAAATTATAATTGGTAATGGCAAAAATACTGATCCGACTCATAACTTCGCACAAATTATTAATGCTGACCCAATTAATTTTTGTTTGGAAGTAACTAATTATTTAAAAACTAATAATTATCAACCACCTAATTATGAGCAAATAAGTTGGCAGCAAAAATTTACAAATATAGAATCAATTACTAAAGCTGCTGTTAATAATTTCTTAAGTAAAATTCATACTTTATTTGACGGCAAAGTTTATAGTGAGTTAGCGCAATGGTTGCCAGAATATACATATTTATATGTGGCTAATAGTACGGCAATTCGAGATTTAGATAGTTTCTTCCATAGCGATCTCTCAATTCCAGTCCTAGTAAATCGGGGAGCTAATGGTATTGATGGCACTTTATCTTCAGCCTTAGGAGCCGCTTGGGGTTGCGATCGCCCCATGATTTTAATTTGTGGAGATTTAGCTTTTTACCATGATCTCAATGGATTAATGGCAGTGAAGAAATATGGAATTAATTTAACTGTAATTTTATTAAATAATGATGGTGGTGGTATTTTTCAAATGTTACCTATTGCTAAATTTAATCCACCCTTTGAGGAGTTTTTTGGTACTGCCCACGGCTTAGATTTTGCTCCCATTGTCAAGTCATACGGCTGCGATTATGTCAAGATTCAAAATTGGCAACACCTGCAAGAAGCTGTATTAGAATCCTTACAAACTCAAGGTACTCAAGTCTTAGAAATTAAAAGTGATCGCCAGATCAATCAAAAACTGCATCAACAGTTTTGGCAATATGTAATTTCAGAGGTAAATACTGCCAGCCTTGATTAA